In the Sediminispirochaeta bajacaliforniensis DSM 16054 genome, one interval contains:
- a CDS encoding integrase core domain-containing protein, producing the protein MHTDNGSPFANVRSLGRYTQLSVWLTELGILPVFSAPAAPQQNGKHERMHRVLKAEACRDPGKSLRSQQIKFNKFTREYNIERPHEAL; encoded by the coding sequence TTGCATACAGACAATGGTTCGCCCTTTGCCAACGTTCGTTCTCTCGGAAGGTATACACAGCTTTCTGTCTGGTTGACGGAGTTAGGTATCCTTCCCGTATTCAGTGCTCCAGCAGCCCCACAGCAGAATGGAAAGCATGAAAGGATGCATCGAGTGTTGAAAGCGGAAGCTTGTAGGGATCCTGGTAAAAGTCTCAGAAGCCAACAGATAAAGTTCAATAAGTTTACCAGAGAATATAATATAGAACGTCCCCATGAAGCTCTATAG
- a CDS encoding alpha/beta fold hydrolase, producing the protein MIRMNRKWLLPLFMIVISCSCFGSEPNNMERYEHFGDIVLVNNKAMHIRIRGKGSPTVIFFSDIDMYGTFINWKEIQDEIGKQTKTVCFDRLGYFWSDEGELPRTGERIALEVEALLAAQGDTGPYLIVGHGMGGIYGRIFAGMNIEKIVGMVFLDPLHPQAFERMKEVGVKKTIPNERIRPLIWLLLKLGIKKESLKQYGIPNDLYRVALTCYKKNSLTWFDETAASVRSLQQAEDYNDFGNIPLHILTSKKAGKIISDREKLWVKLQSELLGLSRNSKQSILEGVGHYIHLERPEIVIESIFEMIENSRRETD; encoded by the coding sequence ATGATCAGAATGAATAGAAAATGGTTGCTGCCCCTATTTATGATAGTCATTAGCTGCAGCTGCTTTGGTTCTGAACCTAATAATATGGAAAGATATGAACACTTTGGCGATATTGTATTAGTAAATAATAAGGCAATGCATATCCGCATACGAGGAAAGGGAAGTCCAACAGTCATATTTTTCTCTGATATTGATATGTACGGAACATTTATTAACTGGAAGGAAATCCAGGATGAAATTGGCAAGCAAACAAAAACGGTTTGCTTTGATAGACTAGGCTATTTCTGGAGCGATGAAGGCGAATTACCAAGGACTGGCGAAAGAATTGCGTTAGAAGTAGAAGCATTGCTTGCCGCTCAAGGAGATACCGGTCCCTACCTAATCGTAGGTCACGGAATGGGCGGAATCTATGGGCGTATATTTGCCGGGATGAATATTGAAAAAATAGTCGGGATGGTTTTCCTAGATCCCTTGCATCCACAAGCATTTGAGCGAATGAAGGAAGTAGGAGTTAAGAAGACAATACCCAATGAAAGAATTAGACCACTAATATGGCTGTTGTTGAAGTTAGGGATCAAGAAGGAATCTTTAAAGCAGTATGGAATACCAAACGATTTATACCGAGTAGCACTAACGTGCTATAAGAAGAACAGTCTTACATGGTTTGATGAGACTGCAGCATCTGTACGATCGTTGCAACAAGCTGAAGATTATAATGACTTTGGAAATATTCCATTGCATATTCTAACATCAAAAAAGGCAGGGAAAATAATTAGTGACAGAGAGAAACTTTGGGTAAAACTCCAATCGGAACTGTTGGGATTAAGTAGGAACAGCAAACAATCCATACTCGAAGGTGTCGGACACTATATTCACCTGGAAAGGCCAGAAATAGTAATTGAATCAATATTTGAAATGATTGAGAACTCTCGAAGAGAAACCGACTAA